Within the Micromonospora citrea genome, the region GGGGTCGGATCCTCAACTACCGCGCAAGATCTCCCGACCGCCGAGGCACGCGCTGAGGATCTCCAGTACTGTGGCTGAATCCTGTAATCGATCAGTAACGCAAGCCTTCGCACAATGGATGCTCCGGAGGACGCCATCATGCTGAGCCTCGCGGCCAGCCCGCTCGCTACAACTGTCTACTTTGGAGCTTTGAGACGCGGCGGGCAATTCCGGCACCCGGGGCCGGGCCGGCCCTCCCGGTGGCTGATCTCGCCTACGAATCGGGCTGCCGCACACCGTCACGGCCAGTCCGAATATCGCTCCGCGTCGCGCCCAGACGCTACCGGACGTGACGGGCAGGAGCAGCGATGAGCACGCACGTGCAGGTGGCACTGGCGCGCAAGACCCTCAGCGCGTGGGGCATGGGCATCTTCGGCGCGGCGGCCTCGGCGCCACTGGTCGTACTCGCCGGCGGCATCGTCGCCACCTACGCCAGTACTCAGGTGACCAGCGTGCCGCTGGTGTTCCTGTTGGTCGGTGGTGTGGTCGCGCTGCTGCTGGTCGGATACACAGCCATGTCTCGCCAAGTACCACACGCCGCGGCTTACTACGCCATCCTCGCCCAGGGTCTGGGGCGCAGCTGGGGCGTGGCGGGCGGCGTGGTTGCGCTGGTCGCGTACAACGCCATCCAGATCAGCCTCTACGGACTGCTCGGCGCCACGCTGGCGAGCCTGATCGGCGGCAACTGGTGGGCGTGGGCGGGCGCCGCCCTGGTCCTGGTGGCCGTATTCGGGGTCCGAGCCGTCGCGCTGTCCACGGCGCTGCTGACCGCCGTCCTGGCGGGCTCCCTGGTGATCGTCGCGCTGTTCGGGGCGTCCGCCGTGGCCGACCCGGCCGCAGGCACCCTGTCCTGGGAAGGATTCTCGCCCGCCGGCCTCGGGGTGAGCGGAATCGGTGGTGCGGTCGCGCTGTGCCTGGCAGCCCTGATGGGGGTTGACGCGCCCGCGAGCTTCGCCGAGGAGAGCCGGGACGAGGGAGCCATCACCCGTGCGGTCTTCGCAGGGGTGCTGTTCCTGACGGTCGTGTATGCCGGGGTGGCGTGGGCGATGGGGGTGGCGGTAGGCCCAGACCAGGTCGCCGCTGTCGCCGCCGATCCGAACGGTGGTCTTCCGTTCTCGGTGTTGGAGCAGCGCCTGGGCGGGTTAATGACGCCGTTGGCGCAGATGATGCTGATCTTCGCGATCGTCACGTCACTGCTGGCGTTTCACAGCGTGGCGGCGCGGTACGCGTTCGCGATGGCCCGCGAGGGGGTGCTGCCGGCGGCGTTGGCGCGCTCGGGCAGCGGAACCCGGGTCAGCGCGCCTGTCGGCGGGTCGCTGCTGCAGACCGGAATCGCCGTGGCGGTCGTGGGCGTCTTCGCCGTGCTGCGGGCGGACCCGATGGCCACCCTGTTCACGTGGCTGTCGACGCTGGGGGCACTCGGGCTGTTGTGCCTGCTGGTGTCCGCGTCCGTCGCGGCGATGGCGTCGCGGACCCGATTGCTGGCCGGCGCTGGCGTGCTGACGTCGGTGATCGCGCCGCTGTTCGGCGTGGTCTTCGGGGTGGTCGTCCTCGCCGCGATGGTCGTCAACGTAGGGTCGTTGCTGGGCGCTGCTTCCGGTTCCCTGTCGCCGTACCTGCTGCCGGTGATCATCGCCGCCGCCGGCCTCGGCGGGGGCCTGTGGGCGGTTGCCCTGCGCCGCATGCGTCCGGAGACCTACGAGGGCATCAGCCGGGGCCGACCGGACACACACGCCGTACCTGACGACGTCGGCGTGACCTTCTGATCCGGGAACTGGACGATGACGCACCCGATGTCGCCGCCACCCGGCCGGCACCACATGA harbors:
- a CDS encoding APC family permease, with protein sequence MSTHVQVALARKTLSAWGMGIFGAAASAPLVVLAGGIVATYASTQVTSVPLVFLLVGGVVALLLVGYTAMSRQVPHAAAYYAILAQGLGRSWGVAGGVVALVAYNAIQISLYGLLGATLASLIGGNWWAWAGAALVLVAVFGVRAVALSTALLTAVLAGSLVIVALFGASAVADPAAGTLSWEGFSPAGLGVSGIGGAVALCLAALMGVDAPASFAEESRDEGAITRAVFAGVLFLTVVYAGVAWAMGVAVGPDQVAAVAADPNGGLPFSVLEQRLGGLMTPLAQMMLIFAIVTSLLAFHSVAARYAFAMAREGVLPAALARSGSGTRVSAPVGGSLLQTGIAVAVVGVFAVLRADPMATLFTWLSTLGALGLLCLLVSASVAAMASRTRLLAGAGVLTSVIAPLFGVVFGVVVLAAMVVNVGSLLGAASGSLSPYLLPVIIAAAGLGGGLWAVALRRMRPETYEGISRGRPDTHAVPDDVGVTF